In a single window of the Sandaracinaceae bacterium genome:
- a CDS encoding efflux RND transporter periplasmic adaptor subunit, with protein MEVQPVTLDQTARSTTVVGVAEPLRRTTPSARVMARVTAATFREGERVLAGQLLVRLDTRDLSRRREQAAAGQDVARAALSLAQVNVERMRALRASGAISGAQLEQAEAMLTQATAATTTAGAVIGEVDVNLSYARVEAPFAGVVVRRLVEVGDLVGPGQPVAVIEDDSRLRVVAPIGPDLARHLTPGQELFMDLAGARAAGTVEGVIPSGDIRAAGLRLQLVLENPSRSYQAGMFATLEVPVEASGEEVSAARIPRAALFERGQLTGVFVVTDQSEARLRWVVIDEDRGDTVRVLSGLRAGERVAVALDAQCLSDGRRVAVEAR; from the coding sequence GTGGAAGTTCAGCCAGTCACGCTGGACCAAACCGCTCGCTCCACCACCGTTGTTGGGGTCGCAGAGCCGCTGCGACGAACCACGCCGTCTGCGCGGGTCATGGCCAGGGTCACCGCAGCCACGTTTCGAGAGGGCGAGCGAGTGCTAGCCGGGCAACTCTTGGTGCGGCTCGATACCCGAGACCTGAGCAGGCGACGCGAGCAGGCCGCAGCTGGTCAGGACGTCGCACGAGCGGCTCTCAGCCTTGCTCAAGTGAACGTGGAGCGCATGCGCGCGCTCCGTGCTTCGGGCGCGATTTCGGGGGCGCAGCTCGAGCAAGCAGAGGCCATGCTCACGCAGGCAACGGCCGCCACGACGACCGCAGGCGCCGTCATCGGTGAAGTGGACGTGAACCTCTCCTACGCGCGGGTCGAAGCGCCGTTTGCAGGCGTGGTCGTCCGAAGGTTGGTCGAGGTCGGAGACCTCGTCGGACCAGGGCAGCCCGTGGCCGTCATCGAGGACGACTCGCGGTTGCGGGTCGTCGCTCCCATTGGACCCGATCTGGCAAGGCACCTGACCCCTGGGCAAGAGCTGTTCATGGACCTTGCTGGAGCGCGCGCCGCTGGCACTGTGGAGGGGGTCATCCCCTCGGGAGACATTCGTGCTGCCGGGCTGCGACTGCAGTTGGTGCTGGAGAACCCGAGTCGCTCGTACCAGGCGGGCATGTTCGCGACCCTCGAGGTCCCCGTCGAGGCCAGCGGAGAGGAGGTCTCCGCCGCGAGAATTCCGAGAGCGGCGTTGTTCGAGCGCGGACAACTCACCGGGGTGTTCGTGGTGACCGACCAGTCGGAGGCGAGGCTGCGTTGGGTGGTGATCGACGAGGACCGCGGTGACACGGTGCGGGTCTTGTCCGGACTTCGGGCGGGTGAGCGGGTCGCCGTCGCTCTCGATGCCCAGTGCCTGTCCGACGGACGGCGCGTGGCTGTGGAAGCGCGATGA
- a CDS encoding efflux RND transporter permease subunit: MTPLIILVSLALGILAIYTTAWEEDPSVTVAVADVFVAFPGRGAADVDARIARPVAAWILEIPSVEHVISSATDDAALFVVQFREGVERDLALSQLYERLNANRDSLPARVPPPLVVPRGIEDVPVLAVTLWHESDDAVLVRRLAAELASELESLPGVSRVQLTGGSRREIVVELDANRLAERGLGADRIVQAVEAANVRLPAGELAGPGGSFRVETGALLSSAQDVEALVVAATPAGPVYLRDVATVRDGVAEPRDYVAHLQRGDGWASHAAVTLAIHKVSGVDAAGLTERARGLLDRLAPELPAA, encoded by the coding sequence TTGACGCCGCTCATCATCCTCGTCTCGCTGGCTCTGGGGATCCTCGCCATCTACACCACGGCCTGGGAAGAAGACCCGTCGGTCACCGTCGCTGTCGCTGACGTGTTCGTCGCGTTCCCCGGTCGTGGCGCTGCGGATGTGGACGCGCGAATCGCTCGTCCAGTGGCGGCATGGATTCTCGAGATCCCGTCGGTGGAGCATGTCATCAGCTCGGCCACTGACGACGCCGCCTTGTTCGTGGTGCAGTTCCGGGAAGGCGTCGAGCGCGATCTGGCGCTGAGCCAGCTCTACGAGCGCCTGAATGCGAACAGAGACTCTCTTCCCGCGCGGGTTCCGCCGCCCTTGGTGGTGCCAAGAGGTATCGAGGACGTTCCGGTGCTCGCCGTCACGCTTTGGCACGAGTCGGACGATGCCGTCCTCGTTCGCAGGCTGGCAGCGGAGCTGGCCAGCGAGCTCGAGTCGCTTCCCGGAGTGTCGCGCGTTCAGCTCACGGGAGGTTCTCGCCGCGAGATCGTCGTCGAGCTGGACGCGAACCGGCTCGCGGAGCGAGGTCTCGGCGCCGACCGTATCGTCCAAGCCGTCGAGGCGGCGAACGTCCGGCTGCCGGCGGGCGAACTGGCGGGTCCGGGCGGCAGCTTTCGCGTTGAGACTGGAGCGCTGCTCTCGTCCGCCCAAGACGTAGAGGCGCTGGTCGTTGCAGCCACGCCTGCCGGGCCCGTCTATCTCCGCGACGTTGCGACCGTCCGCGATGGCGTGGCCGAGCCGCGAGATTATGTGGCCCACCTGCAGCGCGGCGACGGCTGGGCGTCGCACGCCGCCGTGACCCTGGCGATTCACAAGGTCAGTGGCGTTGACGCCGCGGGTCTGACGGAGCGTGCGCGGGGCCTGCTCGATAGGCTCGCACCGGAGCTCCCTGCCGCGTGA